Part of the Tamandua tetradactyla isolate mTamTet1 chromosome X, mTamTet1.pri, whole genome shotgun sequence genome, GAAGATATTTTTTGTTTGACTTTTAGAAAGCAAAAGGTTAAAAGCTATTAgatttgaaacaatatttggtcttttaCTTTAACCAAAGCTCAGGGAAAAAACATAACCTTTTTAAACAATGAGATGATTCATTATTTTACACAgccaaggacatgataaagttaacatgaagaatatattttgataaaacacagactctgctttttacactgattacttAGAAAAGACTTTTAGAACTTTTTATTAAAACAGGCCAACAGTCCAAGAAAACTTCGTTACTTTAACAGTGAGAAAATTAAGTTTTAGTCTTGCATTAGTATGTTATTTAATATtaacgttttttaaattttataaattaaaccTTTTTtgactttgaccataatttttttcccacaaaCCTTCAACAACTTACCATATTTATCCAGGCTTTGCCCTACATCCGCCTCACTCTGCAACAGCCATCCATTTTATCCTAGGACAacacttctcttttttccctttcaataaaAACACATTCTTTAAATCCTGCACATTCAAGCAAACATGTCACCACGTACAATTACCATCAAAGTTAAATTTGTCAGAACAATGCCAAATATTCAAATGCCTTAGTTAATGTACACTTGAAACATTAATATGTAATTTCTTGAAGCAttggcatatttttaattttatattttattatttataagatataattaaattaataatttaaattataaattcaaatttatattttatacaagtGTTATCATTACCAGGCCATGCAACCTGTTAAGTTACTCCAAGAAGACTTCCGAGAATGTACCCACAGCACTAGTTTATTTATTAGTAAGCTTATTTAAACTTAAGGGGAATCCGCATTTAAGCAGAACAAAACCGTCTTTGTTTAATTTCaagatttattatttaatttcttttattgtttttataatattttaaaattatgaagaactttTAAAGTATATTGACTATTAAGTTTTGGGAACTATACTTAGCTCATTTAATTTGCCCTAAGTTTAAatctaggaagatttttaattggTTGCACATACAGAAAGACACCAGGTCCTTTGGGTTTGAAAGTTTCAGCCAAGGGCCGTGGAATCCTGAGAGTTCccatacttttcttttaattatttttgattattagatttattttattaaaagttgtGACCAGGGTTATTGGAAAaggttgttgctttttttctatatataatttGCTTTTATTATCCAGAGGTATGTGACTATATATTGAAAAATGCATACAGatataaataggaaatttattactttaaaaggaaaacagtaacaccgaaatatttttgagaggaacaaataaaggattgaatgtgttattttattccatttttactttttgcaGAACACttttaactgtaatattttttactttaactgtaatagttgtatttttattttaaatcataatgaggccagattatgttacagaaataaaaacttttatagacttataacccaaattaaaaaaaaaaatttaacacagccttaagtttttccttttaaaagaatttttgtaATTAGTAACCAGTTAGGAACATTTGATTGACACAAATGCAGGAACCCACTAATTAATAATTAGACTGAACATACTAGCTAATAAATAGGCATTAACTGCTCAAAACAGACACTGATTTTTATTATAATCAGGTAACACACCGGCTAGGATTAAAACAGGTTTacttagactgaaatgctagtgatcaatgaaagggaggagtaaggggtatgctatgtatgaatttttttctgttttctttttatttctttttctgaattgatgcaaatgttctaagaaatgatcatgatgatgaatatacatctatgtgatgatattgtgaattactgatatgtAAAATtttggaatgatcatgtggtgagaatgtttgtgtttgtatgttggtacatttaataaataaaataaatttaaaaagcaggtttacttaactttattaaatattaattaattgttggattacttattGTTTAGGAGTATAGCtaacagacaaatttaggtcagGGCCTTAAATCCTGTATCGAACCCACACCGAATACATTAATTAAGAAATAGACATAAAACACTTATGACATTAAATTTAGCAATTAAGCGATAATTTGTTAGGCTTTGACAGGGGGAAGGTTTGCAAGATTGAGGGAGAAGTGACTGAAGGACTTCTCCGTAGGGGGAGGGGCAGAAGGCTTAAGAGGCTTTTTATGAAAGACTGCTCAGCATTAGAGATTTGTGGAAAGGGTTAATAGCCTTTGCAGGGGAAGTAGAAAGCTTAGAAGGCTTTCTGTGGAGGAGGAGTGTTTGGTCTGATACAACAGAGTGACACAGAGAAGGCTAGGGCATCGAGAATTTCTGACCATTTGCTGTTACGCCGCATAAAGTTATCCAAGTTTAGTGTGAATTTGCCAATTAAAAGTGCCGTTTTCCAGCcagtgtttttattgttttaaaggaTACTGTGGCCAAACTGATTTGCAGAGTTTAAATTTCAATGAAAATGGAGGGGGTGGggtttttatgtgcttattggagGCTTAACGGATGTTTGCTTATTTTGTTCGTGAGGCTAACAGTTACCAGCCATATTGGAGGGTTATGGGCAGGTGAAGCTTTAAGTGAGACTAATTTACCCAGATCCATAATCCAGCCACAACAACAAAGCAGGTGTCCTTGGTTTGTCGTCAAGGACCAGGGGAGTGTGTGCAGTCTTTCACTCAGGGACTTTCCCAAGCTTGGACTGCTGCGGAAATGCTCTTGGAGCTGGAGAGTTTTGACTGAGCACTCAGATTTTTCAGGCCAATAAAAACACCTGGGGAGCTGGCCAGGGCGCTGCATTAAAGTGGACCTAAATGCCACGGGGTGGCTGTGGGGGGACACAAAACTCTCAAGGGGAGGACCTGGACAGAAGGACATCACTTACCTAGGGCCGAATTAGTTGTAGATGTGTGATTGCCATGGATATGAGCTGGTGTTATGTTAAGATGGTCTAGGGCTGTGAACTCAAGCCATCAATCACATGGAAACCATACAACTGTGTGGTTCAGGGAACAGAGTGCTTGGGAGGCTGCTCCCGTAAGCCCCAGGGGCCAGAAACTCAAACCTCAGTCTAATCTCCATTCCCAGGTTTCAGCACCAAATGTCAGGCACAGGGTTGTTAAGGATTCCAAATGAGACAGGGAGTCAAAGATTGACAGGTTTATTGAAGAGATaaagcagggaggaagcaggtgggagaatgaaaaggagaaagcagGTAGGAGCCTCAAATTGGCCCTCACCTGGGGAGCCaacatgaagaaagagaaaatggctctgtttccttgttctgggagctgtgttttaaagggacagagatgctgggggcagggggagggtgcCCACTAAGTGGTGTGCTGTTTCCTGTTTGAATGAGGGTTTGTGACAGGTTTAAATCTGGATtcttggacctgccaaggatgctGAAGAGGGGAGCTGAGGGGGGCTCTGCCTCAAGAGTCCCTTTCACTCTTAGAATTTTCTTCCTTAGACCTAATactctgcattttttaaaaaataatgagctCTTCATTGGCACCTGACGCCTTGTTTCCTGAAAGCACAATAGGATTATTTAGTGCATTTGTGATACCTCCAGACAGTGCTTCTTGTTTCCAAATTATAAGGATCTGAAGAtggtctcttcttttctttctttctctgtgtctcaaaCAGTGACGTTGCTGACAGCTGCAAAGAAAACACTTCACTCAACAGCCCGCATCTACCCAGAGATGTTTATACAACTATTTGAATTGCAGCCACTTCCCCTACCCCCAATCTGaccatctgtttttgtaaattgaTTCAAAAGTAGCACTGTTTTATCCCCAAAGAGTTTAATGCATCTTTAAGAGTTCAAAGCACATTACTGCACAAACGCTTACAGGGTTTACTCATGAGTAAAACACCATCTAAATCTCCTTGTAAAGAAATCATGGGGCATATACAATTTGATTATGCAGTTTGCATTGTCTCTTTATTTTAAGTACCCTGCCaagctttttaaaatgcttctGTTATCTCACCTTTCTTTCAGCACTAATGGTTATTTTgctatcccccccccccccccgttacTAGTTTCCTAATTACTTTTCTTCCTAAATCCATTATTTGCCTATCAAATTCTATAAATGTTTTGTAAACATTTTACCTCACTCTTGGTAACACAATACTGATGGTCCTTAAAGAAAACTACATGTAAATGTATACACACGCATATGTGTATCCATGAATGACATATAGGAGTTTTTTGTGGGGgatttaatttacaaatttatattctgttttatgtATTATTAAGTGAATTACTTTATATGGTCATCAGGGGGCGTTTGAAATCTATGCCAACAGAGCGTCATTCATTCCCTTTGACTGATGCATTTTAATCTGTCAGATGAAGTGCCACATTGCATTTACTCATTTCCTTACTGATAGGAATGGAAACTTCTCTGCTTTTTCCTATCACCAACAGCCTTGGGCATGTGTCCATATACACATCGTACACCACTGTTTCTCCAGGTGATGGCACCTGGTAACGAATCTGCCAGGGAATGGGCATTTTCAGTTTTGACACTGTCAGTCCAGAGCacgggctctggagtcagactgcccTATTTCAATCCTGCCACTGCTATTTACAAGCTAAATGACCACAGGCAAGTGGCTGAACCCCTCTTTGCCTGTTTCGTCACCTAGAGGATGGCCATAGCCGGGTGTAGTTCaatcataggattgttgtgacGCTGGGTGAATATTTATCTACAGTACTTAGAGAAGTGCCCACTTACCCAGCTGGATTGCTGCCCCAGTTTGCAGGCCCACCAGCCTCGTGCAAAAGCATTGCTTTCCTCATAACCTTTGCAAGCTTTGCAAGGGGGTTATGCTCCTTAAGTCTTGCAAAATCGGACTTGTGAAAATTGATTTGTGGCGCTAGTTTGCAACTGCATTGCAGCTCAGGAGACTGCGGCCTGTGGTGTGTAAAGCTGTATGGGTGCAAAGGCATTGCGATTGGAGTACACGTCGGCCAGGGCTGCTTTACCGCCAAAACGGCTGAGGCGAGCCATTGTCCCAGAGACCGCGTGGTCTGCAACGCGGAAACTGTTTACTGCCTGGCCCTTGTGGGAACAGGTCTGCTGACCCGTGGATATTAATGTTCACAGACCCTGTGGGTTCGCCGTGCAGGGCTATTGGTTTGGGAAGATTGGTGTGCAGCTATTTTCTGCCTTAGGTGTTTGTGCACGTTCATTGTTGCATTCAGTTCATCATTGCATTTAGTCCTCCAGACACCAGGAGAGAGGGGCTGCCGCTTTCCCATTCTAGGGACGGGAAACTCAGGCTCGGCGGTGGAGGCACGCCGTAAAAGGGGAGATCGacattctccccacccccactccacctccacccccactccacccccacccccacccccacccccaccccccaccacaggCCTCCCACTGCAGTGACAACGGCCGGCTCTGCACACGGCTCCCCGTGCGGTCACCACCGCCGGCTTCCTGGTTGAACAATGCGCTTGCTCCTCATTGGCCCGGTCCTTGAAAGGCGGGCTATGAGGCGCTCGCTGATTGGTAGACGGCGGTGCGCATGTGCGCGGCTCTCTATTAATATCGCCTCACCGCGTGCACTTTTCAGACGGTTTCTTGTTCTCCTGCGGAGCTGCCGGCACTTTTATTGACCTACTGGACCAGCGCTCGCCATGAGCTCCCCCGAAGACAAGGAGGTATCCGGCCCAGCACACGCCGGGAAGTGGGTGGCGGCCGGGAGGGTGAGGGCGGCTTGGATGGGGTGGCCCATCGCTGCAGAGGTGGGGAGGTGAGGGCCTCCTGGGTGAGGGAGGCTGTGTGAGGGGCCCTGCCTGGGAGGCAGCAAGGAGGGTGGCCGGGATGCGGGGGTCCCCTCGGGGTGGGGGAAGTGACGGGGTGGGGGCGAGGGGGTGTCCCATGGGTTGGGTCCCAGGCcggctgcccccaccccttccaaCCTCAGGGAGTCCTGAGGGAGGTGGGGACTGGGGAAACCCTAAAAGACGGATTAAAAGTGGGTTGAGTAGCACTGTGTTTCTCCAGAGTCCCACTTCCCCGGACCCACCGCTCTTTGACTTCGAGCTGGATGAGCCCCCGGAGATGGCCCTGATGAGAATGTATGGTCTTCCTGAAGAGGCCGGCCCCCTAGAGGATGCTGGAGCTGCAGCTGAAAAGGGCGACCCTAGTGGGCCGGTCCCTTTACAAGCCTCCACCCCCCACTCAGTAACCTCAAGCATGGAAAAGCAGCCTTCTGGAGAGCTGGAGGCCTCTACCACTGAGATGGCACCAGCTAAGGAAATGGAGAGCGTGGTGGGCGGGAAGAGTGGGGGCAAGCGGAGCTATCCAGATGAGGCCACTCCTGGCTTGAATGGATGCCAGGAGACCAAAGCCATCACGGCCTCAGAAGTTGTCCTGGAGCAAAAATCTCAGGAGAATCTCTTGGGAGGTCCCCTGGGGCCAGGCATCGGCCCCTCAGTCTCTAATGCTTCAGGGCTCGGGAAAGCTGACAAATCTGCCTTGGGTGCACCTGGACCCAAACGGTATAAATTGATTTCTATAAAGAAATCTCTAAGGGGGCCTGAGCTGGTGGCCCAGAAGGATAACGCAAATAAAGACGCAGACCCAAAGGACCAGGTGAGTAGGCTCCCCTCCTCCTTAACCCTCTCTGTCTgccctccttcctctcccccatCTTTAGTcctaatatatacatttttttttcaaatttcgtatgctgtgtggtaggggtcacattttattctttttccatgtgaatatcccactattgcagcaccagttgttgaatggtttttgttgtgaagtgcatgggccaggaactgaaccctggtctcctgcatggcaggcgagaattctaccactgagctacccgtGTACCCCTTAACACATCCACCTTTACCCGTGTTCCCGATTAGTCAGGATGCCAAGTTGGGGTCATTTTAATAGTGCAAATCCTTAGTATGTGCTAGTCACCATTCTTAACACGCCACATGCTTTTGGCCTCTTCTCCAGGGAGTGTCTAAGAAAGAAGAGGGCTGGTTTGGACTGATTAACCTTTAAAAGTTGGGCTACAGAACTTCACTGGGTAGACTTGTTGGCTTCCTGGTTCTTACTGCCTTCCTTGCAGAGGCCCTGGGTTTTCTCAGTGCTTTTCTAAGTCTCCATGGATGGCTCAGGGAGAAATTGATCGAGAGAGAGAATAAATCTAATCAGCCATAACTTTGTGTTTTAGCTTCCAGCAAACAAGTCGGGGCTACCTTTCGTGTCCGTGATTCATGGAGGACAGAACGATGGAGACCCCAAGACCAGAGGCTCCCAAATTTCAGGAAACTCTGTGGTCCTATTCGTGGCCAAGAAAGGCGTCAAGGGTGAAATACCCCTACCTGGAGGTGAGTCTTGAGGGTTTGGTTTCTAGAGAGGGGAATACGGAGGAAAACTCTGGCTTTTTAACTCCTGGGGCCTCAGCCTTAACTCCCAGATCTGTCTGCCTATCTAGCAGCTCTCCACAGGAAACGGTGTAGACAGGGTTAGCCTTAAGCCAAGTTGTTGGGTCCAGCTCAGCCATACTGCTCATCCCACCGCCACAGTTCTTGGGAAGGCAGGTCCCAAGAGAAGGTTCGGGCAGCTTGATGCCAGCACAGGGTGGCGCTGCCTCACTTTTAGATACTGCTGGGCCCTTTCCACCTTTACTGGGCTTGGAAgctagattttgttttctttttcaggtgGCCAGGGGGCAGTAGTTTAtcttccaaaaaaggaaaaggagcagcCACTGCCTGTAGTACACTGTTGCCCTCAGGTAACGCTCTCTAAACTAGGTGTTGGGTTTTGTGTCCTGGTTAAATTGACTTATGCTGCCCCCACATActaataatttctctttttctcccctgTCTGTTGAACCTAGTGTTTTCTACTTCAGAAAGAAGTGGAACATCTTAAAGATCAACTTGGTATGAAGAACCGCTGGCTGGGTCAGGGGCTGACCAGGGTATCTAAGTGTGGAACCCAGGCTGTGGAGAAAGGCCAGGGGTGCAGGTGGCCTCCCAGGGATCAACTCTCCTGTGGGGAGGAGACCCTGGCAGGCCAGCCCTGGAGCCTTCTGTGCATTTACATTTaggtgtacacacacacacacacacacacatacatgtagaGATAAATTGTTTGAACTAAATGTATATGTTGCAGACAAGTGCTAGAGAGCTTCTTGTCTTAGTACATTTGGAGGTaccacatttattttctctttaactgGCGCTTGACGgggaatacacattttttttttttaaacaggttcTGATATATAgcaaagtttgagaactactcATATGTTGTGTTCCCATTTAGAAAACAAGTCTACATTTAATTCAGGTGACAGGTGGGCGAGTCAGTGCTGGAGCTGGATGCAGCCTTGTTTGGGATGACCAGGGCTGGGGTTTAGTTTGCACACTTACACCTGACCTGCAGGAGAAGGAGTGGGTTTTGTATCTCTGTGTCTGGAGTGCCTGATTATGCCTTTCTCTGTTTGCAGCAAGCATACAACACCTCATGAACAAGTACCACATGTTCTGAAGTGAGTAGTACATACTCTATACCTCTTCTCTCAGTCTTGGTCATtttggggggctgggggttggCTCTGACTCTTCGTTTCTCCTAGACTCTTTTCTCTTCGACAGGTCTCACGCGGCTGGTACCTTTTGAGCCCATGAGCTACATCTCCCTGATTTTGCCTGCTCTCTACCCCCATTCCTTGCTGGGAGGCGTAGCCCGGTTACCCTGCCAGGGCTCCCTCTCTTCTCTTTGCTTTAAGCATAACTTCTGCTCCCCCCTCCCAGTTCATAGCAGGTTCAAATAAAAGTTGTTGCATCATGCGTTCTGCCTCCTTTCTGTGTGTGAGCCTGGGCTGGGGACCTTCCCTTACCTCCTTTTTTGTGTGGCCTCAGACCCTCTCCTCACTTGGAGCATTGCCCTGtttcttccctctccccttctctGCCATGAGCCCCCTCCATCTCTCCCCCCAGTTCTATGTCAGTCAGCCTCTACCCGGTGGTGGTTTCGACAGCTAGCATGCGCCATGACCCGAGCTCatctctcccctccccaggcccGGCCGTCTTTCTGGATTCATTATCTCCAGCTAGTGCCACCAGGCACACGGCCAACTCAGCCAGAACCTATGTGCCATCCTCACGTCCTCTTTCAGTCCTCCATCTTAAGTTTCAGTGGAAGGTGGAGGCCGAAGTCACAGCACGGGTGGTTGCCAAGCAGGAGGGGGAAAATGAGTGTTTTGACTACTCTGGACCAATTTGGGGGAAACTGCCCATAAGCAATTAGAAATGGATGGTGGCAGGAGCAGGTGGTTCACATCCTTCATGTCCCAGTTGCCACCATTATCACTAATCTGGGCCCAGGTCCCCTGGCCACCCCCTCGGGACCCCCACAGCACCCACACTGCCCCATTCGCTTGGGATGTGTGCTGCCCACTATCCACTGTGCCTCGGGCCTGAGCCTGCCTGTCCGCATGCTGATGCCCAGCACATCTCTGCTCACACATGTGCTCCACTGCCTAATCAGGCTGCACTCTGGAAACCAAAGTTCAAGGATAAACTTCTTAGTAAATTAAGACAGCAGCAGCAGGGCACTGAACCAAACACGAGACCCTTCTGAGAGCGGGCTCTGTGTGACTGCAGAAGTCACCCGCCCATGAAACTATCCATGCTAAAAAGGGAGACTGGGTGTTAGTCTAACTGGATGGACATGGGCAGAGCTAAACTTCAAAGAGTTTTATCTCTGAAAAAGATAAGGGGGAAGATATGGTAGGCAACTGGAAGTCTGCCAGAACGGGGAAAAAGGGAGACACACAGCAGTCATTCATCCACAGCAGTGGCACAAGTTGCTCTGACCAGGAATAATAAGAGGACCTTTCCCTGGCAGTGGAGTTAAGTTCCTTGGTGGACCCATCAGTCAGGCCCTGGATCTGTCCTGCGGGAAGGACTCACTTCTCTGTTCTCTGGCTTTGCcacctggaggtggggtgggggcgtcTCTCCTTAGTCCATCTGGCCTCCAGGGTCACTCTTGAAATGAGCAGCAGGGAGAATGCCCTTGTGCTACCTGCTAGTGTAGGCCTGGGGGCCCCGGGAGGGTTACTTTATACTGTGAACAACCACCAGCTCCGGCAGGTCCAGCTTTTCGTTTCTTTGGCAATACAACTCTCTCAAAAGATTGGGCAGCGTCTGGTCAGTTCAACACACATTTTGCCGACCTAGATTTAGTTCTCAAgctttttagttcttttagttCTCATCTTTTATCTACTGGCCTCTGTACTGGCCCTGTGTCCTTCTGTGACAATAAATGGCAGTTATCTTGAAGCCACCTGAAACAGTGGGCTCAGGTGGGAATGCAGCACTCTTAAGTTGGTCTTAAACTGCTTGGCTGGCTCCCACAGTCTTACCTCCTTCTTAGGAGGCTGATTCACAGCCATCTTTACAAATGACTGGAATTGGAGCTTCAGAAGTGGTCAGCTTTCTCAGTCTGTAAACTCCCAAATTATCAGGCTCTCAATCAATCGGTAAAGATTGCAGATCTCAGGCAGAGAGAACCACCCTTTGAAATGCACTTCCTCCCAGGTCTGCTTGTAAACTGCTAGCTCTGTCCTTAATTCATCCTCTCTCATAGGGCTTATCTGAAAGTCCAGATAACACATCCCTAACATTCTGGTTTTTACTACCATTTCCCCAAACACTTTCAGCCTTGGTCAGCATGTGGTCTGCCTTCCAAGGGGCTGCAGGAGGCAACTGTTTGATCAGTTTTACTGAGAAATCATTTCCTTAAATAAATTGACTCCATTTAAGGTGTACATTTTGATTAGTTTGGGAAATTGTATACACTCATGAAATGACAGCCGCAATAATATACAGACCAgattcatcacccccaaaagattCCGCATGACCCTTTGTAGTTGATTTTTCCCACTGTCCTCAACCGAAGGCAATTGCAGAGGCTTCTTTCACAGTAGATTAATGTGCATTTCATATCAATTGAATTTAGGTAGTATGTAGTCTTATGTGTCTGCTACTTACACTTGGCATAATGActttaaagttcatccatgttgttttatGAATCAGCAGATTattctttttgtcattgagtgACATACGGACATGCCACAATTATCTATTCACCCGCTATTGTGAAaaaagctgctgtaaacattcacGTACTAGTCTTTGTGTGGATGtgcagttttcatttctcttgaatgaAAACCTAAGGGTGGAatggctgttcttttttttttttggtgattttatgtttatctttttaagaTACTGCCAAACCTTGTCTCAAGTGGCTACACCATCCTGCAGCCCTACCAGCAATATACAAGCATTCCTGTTCTCCCAAATCTTTGCCAACACTTAGTAtgatcagtctttttaattttagccactcTAATGAGTGTGTACCAGTATCTCATTGTgcgtttaatttgtattttcctgatgacAAATTATGCCAGCTCTGTATAGCTGATAATTGAGGCTGGTTAATGTCATCTGGCTGAGTCAGTTTGTCTACAGTGGAGGGTGGCAGCCACATCAGATTTAGCATCTGCTCAGGAGCTGGGCCGGTTGTAGAACCAACAGGATAGGACCCAGAGCTCTCCCAAACCAGCTGCCACTTCCTGTTTGGCTGGAGAGAAGGCTTGAGGGGACAGACAAAAAGAGAGGCACTGAACTGGGAGTGGGAGGGTGATCCTTTCCGCTGGAGTCCAGATATATTTCTTTAAACTAAGTCTCAGGATCCACCACTCCCCTCACCCACTCCTGGAACTGGAAAGCTCTGCACCAAGCCACAGCCTATCGTGTACATTTCTACAGCAACAGCTCCATGCAGGAGTTGATCCGAATATGTCACAGACTGATCCTGTGCTCAGAGGAAGGAAGCGAAACTAGTCACCAAGGGTAATGTCCACGTCACTCAGTTCTCCTTTCTATATGCTTCTGCCATTTCCCACCCTGGTGTCCGGTGACCCCATGCCTCCTGGGGCAGCGCCCCAGTGCTGGATCTCTTCGCCCAATTAGAACTTGCCTAGATgtttcactttccagaaaccccaCTAGGAAAGTATCTGCCAATCTTATTTACTCAGACACCACCCCACTGTTACTCCTTCAATAAATGACCATTGGAGACAGGTTAAAAGCCTTAACCTAAGGAATCAatcaccaaaatatttttttttgcgACTTATAATTGTATGAATTCACTCATGTATCACTATTACACCTGTTACACTTTATAGGCAATAAGCTAATATAAAAGAGAAAGgtttatattttagtatatttaacTGCACTGTTGAGACAAGGGGTCTCACGTTTTCTTTTGGCACTGTGCCCTGAAAATTATGTATCCAG contains:
- the LOC143670193 gene encoding uncharacterized protein CXorf49 homolog isoform X2, with the translated sequence MSSPEDKESPTSPDPPLFDFELDEPPEMALMRMYGLPEEAGPLEDAGAAAEKGDPSGPVPLQASTPHSVTSSMEKQPSGELEASTTEMAPAKEMESVVGGKSGGKRSYPDEATPGLNGCQETKAITASEVVLEQKSQENLLGGPLGPGIGPSVSNASGLGKADKSALGAPGPKRYKLISIKKSLRGPELVAQKDNANKDADPKDQLPANKSGLPFVSVIHGGQNDGDPKTRGSQISGNSVVLFVAKKGVKGEIPLPGGGQGAVVYLPKKEKEQPLPVVHCCPQCFLLQKEVEHLKDQLASIQHLMNKYHMF
- the LOC143670193 gene encoding uncharacterized protein CXorf49 homolog isoform X1, with the protein product MSSPEDKEVSGPAHAGKWVAAGRSPTSPDPPLFDFELDEPPEMALMRMYGLPEEAGPLEDAGAAAEKGDPSGPVPLQASTPHSVTSSMEKQPSGELEASTTEMAPAKEMESVVGGKSGGKRSYPDEATPGLNGCQETKAITASEVVLEQKSQENLLGGPLGPGIGPSVSNASGLGKADKSALGAPGPKRYKLISIKKSLRGPELVAQKDNANKDADPKDQLPANKSGLPFVSVIHGGQNDGDPKTRGSQISGNSVVLFVAKKGVKGEIPLPGGGQGAVVYLPKKEKEQPLPVVHCCPQCFLLQKEVEHLKDQLASIQHLMNKYHMF